From a single Mycosarcoma maydis chromosome 2, whole genome shotgun sequence genomic region:
- a CDS encoding SCF ubiquitin ligase complex subunit GRR1 (related to GRR1 - required for glucose repression and for glucose and cation transport), with translation MSQTADSSPRGSNSPSPYPYQRPTGASTIDGIAASARAGPSSCTHLVDTDMHDRSESPADFAARHGAPLARPPPSPSSTSVSDDGVAQPDFADLASIDDADTQTRSVERSFDPSAVRLSRRGTLVPASPTSSNGTWSFQDAPQSTASNLPHEILLHIFQYLVLYPPDLLSCLLVCKSWCLNGVELLWYRPALFKISSLFKLVGVIRKPEQLFPYAQFVRRLNFTLLANQLEDQLFLMMSACTRLERLTLAGCSNITDATLVKVFQNTPQLVAIDLTDVANITDNTLLTLAANCPKAQGINLTGCKNISSHGVAELARNCKRLKRVKLCACENIGDEALLALTEHCPSLLEIDLIHCPKVSDKSLRQMWSRSFQMRELRLAHCNNLTDNAFPSARGTTGVPMLGTSHSQSSRSAIPAASAYTTDSAPTSRGESPSVNMPFDAVRDGVLLTRSASIPNDMAQNRLFEHLRILDLTACTSISDDAVEGIIANVPRLKNLALTKCTRLTDEALYSIAKLGKNLHYLHLGHVSNITDRAVTHLARSCTRLRYIDVACCPNLTDLSITEIANNMPKLRRIGLVKVVNLTDQAIYGLVDRYDSLERIHLSYCENVSVPAIFCVLQRLDRLTHLSLTGVPAFRRPELQAMCRAPPKDFNDHQRQAFCVYSGKGVNDLRKYLQHVYSDEQLAAEFGQLEPRAMNALGGFGEHPGAETAMSQWTAHHAHYAPATFGGGPGAAGIAYAHAQPHAPPQPGAPPLGLVGGAPAPAPIAAGLYHPTAGGIHHAGAGAGITRRRQLTTAEQMYFEQQRQLARYANARRAAQDATLLNRSASTDGANRRVLAEAQEARNPGMPLVASAQSAAAHAMLQDDVDQADRYDDEMQEYGTPEQPVHQEQWQRATDAADAPAPAPPQDTTPDREQLRTLRGARFA, from the coding sequence ATGTCACAAACAGCAGATTCCTCCCCCAGAGGCTCCAACTCCCCTTCACCATACCCTTACCAACGGCCAACCGGCGCAAGTACCATCGATGGTATTGCAGCATCCGCTCGTGCCGGCCCTTCCTCTTGTACCCACTTGGTGGACACCGACATGCACGATCGTTCCGAGTCTCCCGCCGACTTTGCCGCTCGCCACGGTgctcctcttgctcgtccaCCGCCTTCGCCTTCAAGCACATCTGTCTCggatgatggcgttgcCCAGCCTGACTTTGCCGACCTCGCCTCTATAGACGATGCAGACACCCAAACGCGTTCTGTCGAGCGTTCCTTTGATCCCTCGGCTGTCCGTCTCTCTCGCCGTGGTACTCTCGTACCCGCCTCCCCCACCTCTTCCAACGGCACATGGAGCTTCCAAGACGCCCCGCAAAGTACCGCATCCAATCTCCCACACGAGATCCTGCTGCACATCTTTCAGTACCTCGTCCTCTATCCACCTGATCTGCTCTCCTGTCTGCTCGTCTGCAAATCTTGGTGCTTGaatggcgtcgagctgctaTGGTATCGTCCCGCTCTCTTCAAGATCTCGTCGCTTTTCAAACTGGTCGGCGTCATTCGCAAACCCGAGCAGCTCTTCCCTTACGCCCAGTTTGTCCGCAGGCTCAACTTCACCTTGCTTGCCAACCAGCTCGAGGATCAGCTCTTCCTCATGATGTCCGCATGCACCCGACTCGAGAGGCTCACCCTAGCCGGCTGCTCCAACATCACCGACGCTACCCTCGTCAAAGTATTCCAAAACACCCCGCAACTTGTCGCCATCGATCTCACCGACGTAGCCAACATCACCGACAACACACTGCTCACACTTGCCGCAAACTGTCCCAAGGCGCAAGGCATCAACTTGACCGGCTGCAAGAACATTTCCTCGCACGGtgtcgccgagcttgcgcGTAACTGCAAGCGTCTGAAGCGAGTCAAGCTGTGTGCATGTGAAAACATTGGCGATGAGGCGCTCCTCGCCCTTACCGAGCACTGCCCTTCTTTGTTGGAAATCGACCTGATTCACTGCCCCAAGGTCTCGGACAAGTCGCTCAGACAAATGTGGTCACGAAGCTTCCAGATGCGTGAGCTCAGGCTGGCGCACTGCAACAACCTCACCGACAACGCTTTTCCCTCGGCCCGTGGCACCACGGGTGTCCCCATGTTGGGCACCTCACATTCCCAAAGCTCGCGTTCAGCCATTCCCGCCGCCTCAGCATACACCACCGATTCCGCCCCAACAAGTCGAGGCGAGTCGCCCAGTGTCAACATGCCATTCGACGCCGTTCGCGACGGTGTCCTCCTCACACGCTCAGCCAGCATTCCCAACGATATGGCGCAAAACCGCCTCTTTGAACATCtgcgcatcctcgacctcaCCGCCtgcacctcgatctcggacGACGCCGTCGAAGGCATCATTGCCAATGTACCACGTCTCAAGAACCTAGCGCTTACCAAATGCACTCGTCTCACCGACGAGGCGCTGTACAGCATCGCCAAACTCGGAAAAAATTTGCATTatctccatctcggccacGTCTCCAACATTACCGATCGTGCCGTCACCCACCTCGCACGCTCCTGCACCCGGCTGCGCTACATCGACGTTGCCTGCTGTCCCAATCTCACGGACCTCTCGATCACCGAGATCGCCAACAACATGCCCAAGCTTCGTCGCATCGGTCTTGTCAAGGTGGTCAACCTTACCGATCAAGCCATTTACGGCCTTGTCGATCGTTACGACTCGCTGGAACGCATTCATCTATCCTACTGCGAAAACGTCTCGGTCCCTGCCATCTTTTGCGTGTTGCAGAGGCTAGACCGTTTGACGCACCTCAGTCTGACGGGCGTGCCTGCGTTCAGGAGGCCTGAGCTGCAGGCCATGTGCCGGGCGCCACCCAAGGATTTCAACGATCACCAGAGGCAAGCGTTCTGCGTATACAGCGGCAAAGGCGTGAACGATCTGCGCAAGTATCTGCAGCATGTTTACAGCGATGAACAGCTAGCCGCAGAGTTTGGACAGCTTGAGCCCAGGGCGATGAACGCCCTGGGTGGATTTGGCGAGCACCCTGGCGCCGAGACTGCGATGAGCCAATGGACCGCGCACCACGCACACTATGCGCCCGCAACGTTTGGTGGGGGGCCGGGAGCAGCAGGCATAGCATACGCGCATGCTCAGCCGCATGCTCCGCCGCAACCTGGCGCGCCACCGCTCGGCCTGGTTGGAGGGgcgccagcgccagcaccCATCGCGGCGGGTCTGTACCATCCGACTGCTGGTGGCATACACCACGCGGGCGCCGGAGCGGGTATCACACGTCGCAGACAGCTCACCACAGCTGAGCAAATGTACTTTGAACAGCAACGTCAGCTGGCTCGATACGCAAATGCACGTCGCGCCGCCCAAGACGCCACGCTGCTCAATCGATCTGCCTCGACCGACGGCGCGAATCGGCGTGTGCTCGCCGAGGCGCAGGAGGCAAGGAATCCGGGCATGCCGTTGGTGGCAAGCGCCCAgtctgctgcagcacatGCCATGCTCCAAGATGATGTCGACCAAGCAGACAGatacgacgacgagatgcaagaGTATGGTACACCCGAACAGCCTGTACATCAAGAGCAGTGGCAGCGTGCAACAGACGCAGCCGACGCACCCGCACCCGCACCGCCACAAGATACGACACCGGATCGCGAGCAACTGCGCACACTCCGAGGCGCACGATTTGCGTAA
- a CDS encoding AMP-activated serine/threonine-protein kinase regulatory subunit SNF4 (related to SNF4 - nuclear regulatory protein): MNVSRSRAVSAGSTAGGASIGGAGVDIPGASTSHASSSLNAPTARTHRERDRNARPKDRHALALRSIRDFLRGRSSYDVLPVSFRLIVLDTKLVVKPALDVMWQAGVVSAPLWQSTPHELLGNSPNQPESESQSQTQMQTQEQEQEQERTQSTNDTEAAHDDGKISPTTRVTADAVVGAKKKLSHKAHQLSGFAGMLTVNDIIHLIQYYYRHSSYDSAAKDVEKFRLERLRDIEQALNVPPPPLLSVHPLRPLFDACQLLIKTHARRLPLLDYDEQTGMETVVSVLTQYRVLKFIAMNCRETSALWRSLRQLNIGTYCQSYRASRAAASGTTSHRGSDASEPGVLKTDNGQSLNMSELNDLGASDEGARRHVDASSASCSAWNGGGIEADGSSAGNAFAPIATATLDTTVFDVVHMFSERGISAVPILDEEGNVVDMYETVDVITLVRTGAYTSLDLTIRQALERRAPDFSGVWTCSPDDSLASIFALLRKRRVHRLLVLEPEAVALKSETSDQTTALDELDSYVDDLVEHQRLRDKKDTQAFCDNLKTPFELRLEKGDPVRRTRGTLVGIVCLSDILRYVIGEHKLDDSVGGIGTGVGVSRATSIASSTPSSQHDDQHQANGTAHLASASTGPDAPQTIPEHEALHLPPQ; encoded by the coding sequence ATGAACGTGTCGCGATCTAGAGCCGTCTCTGCGGGCTCTACTGCCGGTGGTGCAAGCATCGGTGGTGCCGGCGTCGATATCCCTGGCGCGTCCACGTCGCAtgccagctcgtcgctcaaCGCGCCCACTGCTCGAACTCATCGAGAGCGCGACAGAAATGCAAGACCAAAGGACAGACATGCGCTCGCTTTGCGCTCGATTCGCGACTTTCTTCGTGGCCGTAGCAGTTACGATGTGCTACCCGTCAGTTTCCGTCTGATCGTCCTCGACACGAAACTCGTCGTCAAACCTGCACTCGATGTCATGTGGCAGGCTGGTGTCGTGTCTGCTCCTCTGTGGCAGTCGACGCCGCATGAATTGCTCGGCAACTCTCCAAATCAACCCGAATCAGAATCGCAATCACAAACGCAAATGCAAAcgcaagaacaagaacaagaacaagaacgAACGCAGTCCACCAATGACACAGAGGCAGCACATGACGATGGCAAAATTAGTCCAACCACACGCGTCACGGCAGATGCTGTCGTCGgggccaagaagaagctctcGCACAAAGCGCACCAGCTTTCCGGATTCGCAGGCATGCTCACGGTCAACGATATCATCCATCTGATCCAATACTACTACCGCCACTCGAGCTATGACTCGGCTGCCAAAGATGTGGAAAAGTTCCGACTCGAAAGGTTGCGCGATATAGAGCAGGCACTCAACGTGCCGCCTCCTCCGTTGCTCTCGGTGCATCCGCTTCGACCGCTGTTCGATGCGTGTCAGCTGCTGATCAAGACACATGCACGTCGACTACCGCTGCTCGACTACGACGAGCAGACGGGCATGGAGACGGTGGTGTCCGTGTTGACGCAGTACCGAGTGCTCAAGTTCATCGCCATGAACTGCAGGGAGACGTCGGCGCTGTGGAGGAGCTTGCGACAGCTCAACATTGGCACGTACTGTCAGAGCTATCGCGCTTCCAGGGCGGCAGCGTCGGGTACTACATCACATCGCGGCTCAGATGCGAGCGAACCGGGCGTGCTCAAGACGGACAACGGTCAGAGTTTAAACATGAGCGAACTCAACGATCTCGGCGCATCGGACGAGGGCGCACGACGGCACGTGGACGCGAGCAGCGCTTCGTGCTCGGCTTGGAATGGTGGTGGTATAGAGGCGGACGGTAGTTCGGCGGGAAACGCGTTTGCACCGATCGCAACGGCTACGTTGGACACAACGGTGTTTGACGTAGTGCACATGTTTTCGGAACGAGGGATATCGGCGGTGCCGATCCTGGACGAAGAAGGCAACGTGGTGGATATGTACGAGACGGTGGATGTGATTACACTGGTACGTACAGGAGCATATACGTCGTTGGATCTCACGATTCGGCAAGCGCTGGAACGGAGAGCTCCAGACTTTTCAGGCGTGTGGACGTGCTCTCCCGACGACTCGCTGGCGTCGATCTTTGCACTGCTGCGCAAGCGACGCGTCCACcggctgctggtgctggaaCCCGAAGCTGTGGCGTTGAAGAGCGAGACATCGGACCAAACGACTGCGCTGGATGAATTGGACAGCTACGTCGACGATTTAGTCGAGCACCAACGGCTGCGTGACAAGAAAGATACGCAGGCATTCTGCGATAATCTCAAGACGCCGTTCGAGCTCAGGTTGGAAAAGGGCGATCCGGTCCGCAGAACTAGAGGCACGCTGGTCGGCATCGTATGCTTGAGCGATATTCTACGCTACGTGATTGGCGAACACAAGCTGGACGACTCAGTCGGCGGAATCGGCACCGGCGTCGGTGTTAGTAGAGCCACGAGTATCGCCAGCTCCACACCAAGTAGTCAGCATGACGATCAACACCAGGCCAACGGTACGGCTCACCTCGCGTCCGCCTCTACTGGCCCCGATGCTCCACAGACCATCCCCGAACACGAAGCGTTGCATCTCCCCCCACAATGA